One region of Aurantimonas sp. HBX-1 genomic DNA includes:
- the kdpB gene encoding potassium-transporting ATPase subunit KdpB: MAAKAVNSTFRPDLVGRATIDAFRKLNPAALLRNPVIFVTEIVAAVVTVLFVRDVLAGNPLLFTGQIMAWLWFTVLFANFAEAIAEGRGRAQADSLKRSRTDTVAKKLANPKDRSSVQRLSALDLKVGDHVLVETGDLIPGDGEIVEGIASVNEAAITGESAPVIREAGGDRSAVTGGTTVVSDWLVVRITAAPGSSFLDRMIALVEGAERQKTPNELALTILLVGMTLIFLIAVVTLTGFSAYSQAAVSVPILVALLVTLIPTTIGGLLSAIGIAGMDRLIRHNVLAMSGKAVEAAGDVDTLLLDKTGTITFGNRMASEFVAVQGVTETEAAHIAVQASLADETAEGRSILVLAREKYGIAIPDAPAGEATFIPFSATTRLSGVDMAGKSIRKGAIDAIRKFVRETAGRDVPEPPAFAAAVERIAKSGGTPLGLAENGRYIGVIHLKDVVKPDIKERFAELRRMGIRTVMVTGDNPVTAAAIASEAGVDDFIAEATPQDKLNYIRNEQRQGRLVAMCGDGTNDAPALAQADVGVAMQSGTQAAREAGNMVDLDSDPTKLIEIVGIGKQLLMTRGSLTTFSIANDVAKYFAIIPALFIAAIPELGVLNVMGLASPESAILSAVIFNALVIVALIPLALKGVPYRPMDAATVLRRNLAIYGLGGILVPFVGIKLIDVAVSALGLA, from the coding sequence ATGGCTGCCAAAGCGGTCAATTCCACCTTCCGGCCCGACCTCGTCGGGCGCGCCACGATCGACGCCTTCCGAAAGCTCAACCCGGCTGCCCTCCTGCGCAACCCGGTGATCTTCGTGACGGAAATCGTCGCGGCCGTCGTCACCGTCCTCTTCGTGCGCGACGTCCTCGCCGGCAACCCGCTGCTGTTCACCGGCCAGATCATGGCCTGGCTGTGGTTCACCGTGCTCTTCGCCAATTTCGCCGAGGCCATCGCAGAGGGGCGCGGCCGGGCCCAGGCGGACAGCCTGAAGCGCTCGCGCACCGACACCGTGGCCAAGAAGCTCGCCAATCCGAAGGACCGGTCGAGCGTCCAGCGCCTGTCGGCCCTCGACCTCAAGGTCGGCGACCATGTCCTGGTCGAGACCGGCGATCTCATCCCGGGTGACGGCGAGATCGTCGAGGGCATTGCCTCGGTCAACGAAGCCGCCATCACCGGCGAGTCCGCGCCGGTGATCCGCGAGGCCGGCGGCGACCGCTCGGCGGTCACCGGTGGCACCACCGTCGTCTCCGACTGGCTGGTGGTGCGCATCACCGCGGCGCCTGGCTCGTCGTTCCTCGATCGGATGATCGCGCTGGTCGAGGGGGCCGAGCGGCAGAAGACGCCGAACGAGCTGGCGCTGACGATCCTGCTCGTCGGCATGACGCTGATCTTCCTGATCGCCGTAGTCACGCTGACCGGCTTCTCGGCCTACAGCCAGGCGGCCGTCTCCGTGCCGATCCTCGTCGCGCTTCTGGTCACGCTGATCCCGACGACCATCGGCGGCCTGCTTTCGGCGATCGGCATCGCCGGCATGGACCGGCTCATCCGGCACAACGTGCTCGCGATGTCCGGCAAGGCGGTGGAGGCCGCCGGCGACGTCGATACGCTGCTCCTCGACAAGACCGGCACGATCACCTTCGGCAACCGCATGGCTTCGGAGTTCGTCGCCGTCCAGGGCGTGACCGAGACCGAAGCCGCGCATATCGCGGTCCAGGCCTCGCTGGCCGACGAGACGGCGGAGGGCCGCTCGATCCTCGTGCTGGCGCGCGAAAAATACGGCATCGCCATTCCGGACGCGCCGGCGGGCGAAGCGACCTTCATCCCGTTCTCGGCCACGACGCGCCTCTCCGGCGTCGACATGGCCGGCAAGAGCATCCGCAAGGGCGCGATCGACGCGATCCGCAAATTCGTCCGCGAGACGGCCGGCCGCGACGTGCCGGAGCCGCCGGCCTTCGCCGCCGCGGTGGAGCGGATCGCCAAATCCGGCGGGACACCGCTCGGGCTTGCCGAGAACGGCCGCTATATCGGGGTGATCCACCTGAAGGACGTGGTGAAACCGGACATCAAGGAGCGCTTCGCCGAGCTGCGCCGCATGGGGATCAGGACGGTCATGGTGACGGGCGACAACCCGGTCACCGCGGCCGCCATCGCCTCGGAGGCCGGTGTCGACGACTTCATCGCGGAGGCGACGCCGCAGGACAAGCTGAACTACATCCGCAACGAGCAGCGCCAGGGCCGGCTCGTCGCCATGTGCGGCGACGGCACCAACGACGCGCCGGCGCTCGCCCAGGCGGATGTCGGCGTCGCCATGCAGTCGGGAACCCAGGCCGCCCGGGAGGCCGGTAACATGGTCGATCTCGACAGCGATCCGACCAAGCTGATCGAGATCGTCGGCATCGGCAAGCAGCTGCTGATGACCCGCGGTTCGCTGACGACCTTCTCGATCGCCAACGACGTCGCGAAGTATTTCGCGATCATCCCGGCATTGTTCATCGCCGCGATCCCCGAGCTCGGCGTGCTCAACGTCATGGGCCTTGCCTCGCCGGAAAGCGCGATCCTGTCGGCGGTGATCTTCAACGCCCTCGTCATCGTCGCGCTGATCCCGCTGGCGCTGAAGGGCGTGCCCTACCGGCCGATGGACGCGGCGACCGTGCTCCGCCGCAACCTCGCCATCTACGGCCTTGGCGGCATCCTGGTGCCG